The Aspergillus flavus chromosome 2, complete sequence region CGTCGGCCAGTTCCGACCTCAATGGTTACGCTATTTTCAATGCCTGTGAGCAACTCAACGAGCGTCTTCGGCCTTATCGGGAAAAGATGCCGAATGCCCCAATGAAAGAACTCGCGCATGCAGCTTACTTTGACCGAGTCAACCTCTCTGCTCAGGGGCATTATCGTACCCCAGATATTGGCTATGTCTGGGGCGAGAACACAGGCCAAATGTTTTTCTACTTCACACAGGGTGTGACAGCCGCCGAAGTTGAGATCGACACACTAACCGGTGATTGGACTCCGTTACGTGCAGACATCAAGATGGATGTCGGCCGCACCATCAATCCCTCTATCGACTACGGACAGATAGAGGGAGCCTTCATTCAGGGTCAAGGTCTCTTTACGACAGAGGAAAGCCTCTGGCATCGTGCCTCAGGCCAGGTTGTCACTAAGGGACCCGGAAACTACAAGATTCCCGGATTTCGGGACATTCCCCAGGTTTTCAACGTTAGCCTTCTCAAGGACGTTGAATGGGAAAATCTTCGTACAATCCAACGATCTCGTGGTGTCGGTGAACCACCCCTTTTCATGGGAAGCGCTGTTTTCTTTGCTATCCGTGACGCTCTGAAAGCAGCACGGAAGCAGTACAATGTTCACGAAGTTCTCAGTCTACGAAGTCCGGCCACCCCCGAACGGATTCGGGTCAGCTGCGCTGATCCCATTATCGAACGGGCAAGAGTATTGCCtaaggaaggagagaagagctTTTTTGTTGAGATTTGAGTGTCCCCGTGTTACGAACTATTTTAACCTTTTGTATCATTTAGCAATAAAGTCTACAGCGTCATGACTTGGATGAAATCAGATTGAGAAGACTTTCTTTCACGAATATATCCCCTGTTAACAATATAGAGTGTATAACCTCTCTGTCTCTTAGGAAGGTGTATACCTAGGTCTACTGCATCTACACTGTCTAGAAAACTTGGTATTCGTACAACTACACGGCTCAGGTATTATTTGATATGTACTTAGCAATCGACAAAGAAGGATGAAAAATTATGCCAAGGGCCTGCAAATCTATATGGTCTTCATATaaaatggagaaagagaCATGACTTCGCTTGTGGATGTACCCGTATATCCAACGCCGACTTGTGCTGGAATAAACAGAATACAGgatcaaaaaggaaagacaaagTAGCTGGTACAGCAATTGTAACTACCGCGGGTATCAACGTTTCTCGATTCCGTACTCAATATAGCTACTTCCACGCAGATCAGACGTCCCATCAACCTTGAGCGCCCTTTGACCAGCGTATCCcatcttctcatcttcatggAAATGACCGACGACGGGCGGGGTTTTCAGGGCGACTTCATATCGAGGAGCAGGTAGCGAGGCGGCTTGTGTATTGGGAATAGCAGTCAATGGGACCTCGGTGAAGCCGTTGACATCTGGATTATTGTTTATGGGAGCGCCACCACCCTCGCCTCGGTTCTTATCCCGGCCCCAGAAAAGAATCATGGCGCGGATGaggccaaaaagaaagttgaTGAACCATATGCCCAGTACGCAAGCCGATATGATGGTTTCTGTTCGGACGCCTTCCTTGATTTTATTGAGGACCCGCATGACGACTTCGGTAATTTTGTCGGACGTCTTGTCGCCTGGGTTGGCGAGGAAACTGTCGGATGCGCTtgtgctgttgttgatgcTGCTGTCAGCACCCTTGGAGAGAATATCGTTGGGTACATGTGGGAAGTCAACGTGAGCATGGTCATGGACCCAGGTAAGGCCTTTTTGGACAGATGCCACCTTGAGACCGATCAAGCAATTGAAGACGTCCTGCAGTGGGCTATACAGGATGGTACCTCCGAACGTGTCGTTGAGGACTCCTGTTGTCTTGTCGACAAAGGCGTTCAAAGTATCATTCACGGCTGTTGTACTGGTGTTTACCCAGCCGAGGACGTTCTTGTTGATGTCATTGCTCATGCCATCGATGACTCCGTTGGTGTCGTTCGCCCATTTGGCAGATGTATTTTGTAAAGAAGTGACCACTTTCTCGGCAAACTCGCCGACTTCGCTTGTTAGTTCCGGTACTGTCCTCTCAATAGCCTTCAGTAGCAGATACTGGCAAAGGCAGGCGAAGAGTCCAGCAAGGGCAAGGCACAGGACGAATAGAGCGGCCGGTGAGGTTGCGTATGCAATGGCCCACCGCACCAATATTTGTCGACGACTATTGCTGAACCTGCTTGCTGCTTTGATGCCTGCACCTGCGGTGTGAGGACGAGAAACGATGTAGACAACGTCCATCGGATCATGCGCATCTTTTCGGACGATCTGAGAGCGCTCTTTCATGGTGCGCCAACGACGTATCTCCTGCCAGGCTACCGGGACACAAACAAGAGTTGCAGCGATAATCAGAACAGCGAGGAAGATTTTGCGAGCAGCTACGATGGTTTCAGCGACCTTCCTGAAGAACGTATTGATCCCGTTGTTTTCATCGCAGAAGGTCAGCTGTTCCTTCGCAGGAACAGGTAACGCTGAGCGGTCGAAGGTGTAATTTCCCAAAGACCCATTGATGAGGCTCTTGACTTCCTCGAAAGGGAACTTCAAGACGTCTGTGACAAATTTGTCGACCTCATCAAACGTTGGGATGGAACTGTTGATCTTGTCGATAGTGTCGTTGATTGATCCTGGGAGGTGAATGTCCTTCAACTCGTCGATGTTCTTTGAGATGTTAAGCGTCGGCACTTCTCCACCGAAAGCGCTCGCAACTTTGTTGATTCCACTCAAAAATTTGTTAAGACCAGATTCAAAAGTTTCGACGGCCTTGCCGATGTCTTCACCGACTGTTTGGACTGTTTTGTTCAAGAATTCGGTGGTATCTTGTATCACGCCGAGCGCAGCTTGCGTACTACCTCTAACAACCATCGTGAATAAACAGAGGTACGTCTGATACATAACTTTGATGAAAAAGATTATCAGCGCTTCGACTCCAGTGATTGTGAGCAACAGCATAGATATGAGGCCGTTAACTGCTGCCTCAACACCAGAGGCTGTAAGCTCATTCACTCCCCGTGAAAGATAATGGGGCATTGAAGCCATGGCGCTCCCCATCGTCTCAACTGACGTGCAGGCAGATTGGGCTTCGCGCTTGGCTGAGTCCATGTCCGACTGCATCCCAGTTGCCGCTATCAAAACTCGGGCTAGGACAAGGAGTAGCAAGATCGTCCAACGATTTAGCCACACTTGTGATAAACGAGCTCGCAGTCCTAGATACGGTGTAATACCATCGGGGTGCAGCGGTACTGCACGCCCGGGACCGCCATTTGGATCATGCGCGCCGTACGGTGGGAGTAGCGGGAAAATAGATCGTCCAGACCTCGAAAACACCATGTCGACAGGTTGAGTTGGGGTACAGAGGTGGGTTCTGAAAGGGACTGATGCCTCCTAGATGGCACAGGCTAGAAAAGATACGTTGAGCAGTAGTGTTGACGAGTCCGAAGGTGGAATTCTATTTTTCAGGAACGTTAAGGTAGTTGTATATCAAAGAGGAAATGCCGGCCAGCAGCAACCTTTTTCAGTTGAATAGGGGACAGATTAAAGGAGAGCCATAACACAAAGTCGTATGGATATACTGCTGTTCCAGAAGAGGGACGGATGCAGTGACAAGGGAACGTGTTGGTGTTATGCATAGAATAGGACAATAGCTCAATATAATGGATCCAACAATAAAGAAGGGGCCCAcctttttattattcttgaAAGGTCAAGCGATCTCTTGGATTTTCTGCGAAACAAGCAAAGCGAAAAAGGTGAATGGACTGGGGGGGTAAAGCCGTCTTTGGGCGTAAACAGACAGCGATGTCCGGGGACATGCTATACGGACCACTCATAAGCCGTAAGCACGAAAATAGAAGTCTATCGACACAGGGATCAGCAGTAGACTCTGCAGAAGTTTGTTTCACTTTGTGCATGATTAGCGGGCGGCTCTTCTCAGTGGTTTCTGCAGAGCGCTGGCAAGAACCAAGATTAGTACACTCGAAGCCGGCGCTTAGAATCCCGGCATTGTCAACCAATCCTTTATCCTCAGTCAACCGTTGCCAAACAATGCTAGATGTTTCTTCTAATAAAAGACACAGTCTCCCCATTATGTGGAGTAATGGGTCAGGCATGGATGAAGACTTTGTTGCCTTCCAAGGCTTCAACATCTGCGACACTTCTTGTTCCATCTCGCGCTGGGGTGCCAAAGATGGGACTGCATATTAGCATGTCGACTGGATGCAAATTAGCCGCCCTACATTTCTGAGTCTTGCTATCTGACGCCATGAATAAAACTCTGGTGCTGGTAGTtgttaaaaataaaattgagAGCAGTGGTAGATCGTGGATGGAAACTTGAGAAAGCCAGCGggtaaagaaatatttatgGCAAATATCTTCGGCCACACGTGATGGGCACACTCGAGTATTGGTATATTTTGAGAGGTACAAGAGAAATTCTAATTCTTGAACATTTAGAATAGGGACTAGACAGAACGATCTTCAGAAATACTCTTAAATGATATGCCACAGCCACAGAAGTCGACACAGCATGGTCAGGATTCATTAGTTCTCTATACATTGATTGCTCTAGCAAAGGAACAGCCCATGCAACCAGGTAATACTGTCTTTACAATTATATCCTACATTTTCCTTAGAAGCCTTTGTCTTAAAtgatatctatatctatagctGTATTcataattatagtttattcTTTTGCTGTTATTGGAGAGTAGTATAATGCCCTCTACACTGATATGTAAGGTACTCTCTACTGGCCATCCTGTGCAAAAGAGTTAGTGCAAGAATATTATAGAGAGTAATATGTGCAGTCTATATGGACCATTTCACAGTCACCTTTATTGCTACTGTAGTTGAACAAATGTGACATGGATGAATAGACTCTTCCGGAATCTGTTAATCAACACGATCGCCATGGACGCAGTTCAGGGCTCGGCGACacaagtaaaaaaaaaaaaatgatcTCCATCCTGACCACAGTTATAGCAAGCACTTGTTGAAATATTTATCTCAAGGAGATGTGAAAGACACTTATTGGGAAGATTATGATTTCTATCAAGCTATAGAACAGGCCATAGAGTACTCCTTCGATATACCATTAATCCCACCGTGAAAGATACTCAactttttctctttggaGCTACCTATTACCTACAGCCTCTTTGGAAGTCTACTCTATCggcttttcctcctttttttttttttttttttttttttttttgaacCTCCATCTGAGCAGGTACAAAGATCTCGTTGGAATGGAATTGCCCCCAGTCTCCACAGATCGGGTTACATACCCGGGAAACAAGAcagatattgaagatcaagaacaacCTCTAGAAGAGGAATCACAGTCAGGGGATATGGACCCTTTAGAAGATGTAATCACTTCACGTGGACTTCAGGAAAGGGCAGGCCTGCAATTAGACCAAGTGCTGAAAGTGCAGCAACTGAATGAGGCTTCGGACTTCACTGTCACGGATCTTGACAAAAACGTGACAACAAACACAAGTCAGGAATCTACCGATATGAGTACTTCTTCTAAAGACGAAATGGTTCTTTGTTCTGGTCAATTAATTTACTCCAGTaacttttcatttctttatTTGTTCTGACCCCTCTAACTCTGTATGAATACAGGAATGCTAACCAGAAGGCTacaaaacagaagaaaaccaACAAGAGCCccttgagaagaagaagatccgcaCAGAAGCTATTGCTTTCATCCGTGCTAGGACGCAGGCTCGCCTGGCCCGGTTGGAAGCATTGTCTGAGGAAGTTTTGTTAAACCCAACGAGCGAgcaatatcaatatcaccCCAACGAGAGTAACCGCTTGTCAATCCCTCTGCAGTTCCCTGCCGGACCGAACATTACATCTACCGTCATGATGGAGCCAGTTCAAGCAtctaagaaaaagaagaagaagaagagcaagaagaagcctaAGAAGCGTTTGCCTCTTGATATTGGAAACATTGACTCTCCCAGCAATCACGCGTTGAACCAGGCTGGTCTAAGTGTGCGTGTGCCTAATGTGCAACTCTTAAGCAAGGAGGCACCTCCTAGTGATGACCCGTCTTGTTCGACTCAAAGTCAGGATCTGTCCGAGCCTAGCCCATCCCCATACTCGCAGGAAGCTGACCCCAAGACTGAACATCCTATCTCTACTAAGCCGGGAAAGGACTTCACAGCCCCTTATGCGACTCAATATGAGGACAGATTGCAAGCCGAGCACAAGGATACGATAGAATGCCACGAGGGTCACTCGACAGAGCGTGTATTGGGTACTGGTACTCGTGAGCAGACCTACCGGGATGCACTTCTGGGTACAATCGATCGTAGAGACAAAAGAGTCTCATGTACAGATCCAACCACAAAATTTGACACAGCAGAGCATAACGCTGCATTACATGCACATCTAGCCCCGCTGGCAATCGAAGAGTGGCCGAGTATCACAGGAGATACGCCAGCTGAGAGAGATACACGTGAGAAAATGCCcaaagcttcttcttcgatcgATTCAGGACAAGATGAGGAGGTATCAAGCACCATGTCTTCCGCCTGTGCTCAGCCATCCCGCCTTGGTCAATCCACACGCAAAACCAAGGCTTCTTCAAAGGAGAAGCTGCCTCCTATACAAGAAGTGACAAGTGAGGCGCTTCAGGGTTATCCGCATGTAAACCCGCATTCTCCTCATGCTGAGCGAGGTAGCATATCCAGCGAGATTCAATGTCACCTTACATGTACACCGAAGTCCTCAAAATCTACCTCCACAGGTTGGACTAGCGCCGAACCTCAGGGCACACCACAGACCGAATCCTCCGAGATTGAAGCCACGGAAACCAAGAACCACCACCAGAAGATCTCCACCGAGACAAGAAATGTTGTGATCTCCCAAACTAAGGGCAGCCATGCACATCCCTCGTCATCTCTGAGCTCTGAGAGACTAGGTCGATGCACCACAACCGTACAAAAGTACATATCGACCCAAAAACCAGAAGGATTTTTCTGGCAGCTCGATAGCCACGGATTCCCCTGCGCGAAGGCAAGATGTGAGAAGCGTTGCAATTTATGGGATGGTGCAACTGTCATCTGCCCCCGATGCGGGCCATTCTCAGAAATTCGTTATTGTTGCAAAGAGCACCTCCTGGAAGACATAAAGTATCATTGGTTGTACTGCGGACAGATGACCTTTGAGCATCCTTGCCGAGAGAATTCGATCCCCCGGGATGTGAGAGATGGGCCACCCCTAGTTCCTTGCCTTCACCCTTATGATACACCTGAACGTCATCGTCAGGCCGTTTATTTCAATGTGAAGGCTCGTGAGGGGGACTATTTCATCTTCTCAGACTGGACCGATTTGGTGACAGCCGGCTTCCCAGAGAGCAACGTCGAGGTGCGGTGTTCAAGCCGGGTCATCTATACCATCAGGTTCGAAGATGCAAATGAAAAAGACCGGTTTCGTCGTGTTCTAGCGACATGTCTCTTCAGTACGTCGACTTCCTTAATCTACCATCTATACCTACTAATCACTTATTTCCTTGCAGTGACCATCGAGGTTACCGAACTTATTGACTACCTATTCCGGCTAATTCGAGACAAACTTCGGTCACAGTCCGCCCCCATAGAGCTTGAAGCCGCACTCAAGTATCAGTTCCAACAGGAATACTGCGTGACCATACAGCAACATATCACCGGAGAGAGGCACGCCTGTGTGACGGATTGGGATGGAAGGAACCGTCGTAATTGCCAGGATGCTATCTGCCGGGCTGAATATCGTCGTTTGCTTGGATCTCTTGGGGGAAAGGGCCATTGTCAGCTCATTGATCACTTGGAAGGCAGTTACTGGATTCTTCGAGCGGCGAGAACCACCCATCCTGATGTAACTGATGCCAAAGCGCGTATGCGTGGAGAGGGCTTCAGCGACGTCGCGGATGAAGATAGGAGAGAGTTCCGCCGGGGCGCAGGATGGGATGGTGCTGGAACTGGGGATTTGGAGATTGAGGGAATCAATGATGATTAACGAGTTCTTCATCCAGCGAAAGGGCTTGGACCACTCGCCGTAGTCCGGAGTCTGGAACTCTAGACGCAGCTGCAATAGTCGACACCCTATTCCAGGTTTGTTTTTGGTGATCCCTTCCGTCCTTCTAAAATTGATCTGTTATCGATCGGTCATTAGAAGTTTCAAGAAGTGGATAGAAGAGGAATTTAGGAACTGTTTGATGCAGGTCGTTGAAGATCTTGGGGCTGTGGGACAAGGGGCTATTGTGGCCATCTCAACCAGGGTTCTATGTTAACTTTCTCTATGTAATCTAACGCCATAAATCTAGCAGGGATAGCTCATGCCATTATGGTTCTCTGTTCTACGGCTCAACAAAAAGCTTTTGCACTGAGTGTTAACTTCACTGTACAATATACTTCTTCAGACCGCGCAGCCTCTCCTTGGCGGTCTCCAAAACATCATCATTCTTGCATACGGCAAACCGGAGATAATCCTCCGCAATGTGGGCATTGGCGTCAGTGTAGAACTCGGTTGGAGGAATGGCCGCAACGCCAACCTCATGAATGAGGAACCAGCAAAGCTTGAAGTCGCGGGGGCGGCTTGCAACATGAGGAGGGAATGGGTAACCTTCCGGCAGCTTGACTGAAGACATGTTTGCGAGAACAAAATAGCCACCCTCGGGGTCAGAGTACTGGTGACATTTGTTAGGGGTCGTTCAAGATAGTTTGAGACTCGAGGTGTTTATCTCGCTAGAACATACCGGAATGTTAAGCTCATCAAATACCTCACAGAAGcgctccatcttcttcttcatttcgGTGCGGCTCTCATCCCAAAAGCCAGCCTTGTCGGCTTGCTCAAAAGCAACAGCTGCAGCTTCTTGGAGGGGAGACACGCTACTGTAGCAGATTCGAGTGTGTGCACCAGCCACGTACTTGATCAGATGCTCAGGGCCAATGAGGTAACCCACCCGCCAGCCAGTAGCATAGAAGGCCTTCCCAGCCGAGCCCACGGTGAGAGTCCGCTCATAGAGCTCAGGCGACAGTGTAGCGATCCTGGTAAAGGGAACATAGTAGAGACGGTCGTAGACCTCATCAGAAAGAATGATGAGATTGTGCTTGATACAGAGCTCGCCGATTTTCTCAAGCTCATCACGAGAGAAGACCTTTCCTACAGGGTTGTGGCTGTTGTGGCCATTAGTAATCTGCTAAGGCGTGGTCACTGGGGGCAGTAATGCTCACGGCGAGTTCAGAACCTAATGAGTCAGATGAAATGTGTCGAGAAGGATAAGGGAAACTCGCTTACAATCATTCTGGTCTTGGGATTGATAGTCTTTTCCAACTCTTCGAAGTCTATAGACCATTCTGAAGC contains the following coding sequences:
- a CDS encoding kynurenine aminotransferase (hypothetical protein AOR_1_1964154), producing the protein MFSGYRTSISTAIARFKTPAQQPVFSRHTSPRFLDPRARAMSATTARADPFRPAKRVAGQRQDVWSIVNEAAAASPVQPIVNMGQGFFGYNPPQFAIDAAKEALDKVECNQYSPTKGRPRLKQAIADAYSPSFGRKLNPDTEVTITTGANEGMLSAFMGFIEPGDEVIIFEPFFDQYISNIEMPGGTIRYVPLHPPKDGATRTSPASEWSIDFEELEKTINPKTRMIVLNSPHNPVGKVFSRDELEKIGELCIKHNLIILSDEVYDRLYYVPFTRIATLSPELYERTLTVGSAGKAFYATGWRVGYLIGPEHLIKYVAGAHTRICYSSVSPLQEAAAVAFEQADKAGFWDESRTEMKKKMERFCEVFDELNIPYSDPEGGYFVLANMSSVKLPEGYPFPPHVASRPRDFKLCWFLIHEVGVAAIPPTEFYTDANAHIAEDYLRFAVCKNDDVLETAKERLRGLKKYIVQ
- a CDS encoding putative pheromone-regulated multispanning membrane protein Prm1 (unnamed protein product), whose product is MVFSRSGRSIFPLLPPYGAHDPNGGPGRAVPLHPDGITPYLGLRARLSQVWLNRWTILLLLVLARVLIAATGMQSDMDSAKREAQSACTSVETMGSAMASMPHYLSRGVNELTASGVEAAVNGLISMLLLTITGVEALIIFFIKVMYQTYLCLFTMVVRGSTQAALGVIQDTTEFLNKTVQTVGEDIGKAVETFESGLNKFLSGINKVASAFGGEVPTLNISKNIDELKDIHLPGSINDTIDKINSSIPTFDEVDKFVTDVLKFPFEEVKSLINGSLGNYTFDRSALPVPAKEQLTFCDENNGINTFFRKVAETIVAARKIFLAVLIIAATLVCVPVAWQEIRRWRTMKERSQIVRKDAHDPMDVVYIVSRPHTAGAGIKAASRFSNSRRQILVRWAIAYATSPAALFVLCLALAGLFACLCQYLLLKAIERTVPELTSEVGEFAEKVVTSLQNTSAKWANDTNGVIDGMSNDINKNVLGWVNTSTTAVNDTLNAFVDKTTGVLNDTFGGTILYSPLQDVFNCLIGLKVASVQKGLTWVHDHAHVDFPHVPNDILSKGADSSINNSTSASDSFLANPGDKTSDKITEVVMRVLNKIKEGVRTETIISACVLGIWFINFLFGLIRAMILFWGRDKNRGEGGGAPINNNPDVNGFTEVPLTAIPNTQAASLPAPRYEVALKTPPVVGHFHEDEKMGYAGQRALKVDGTSDLRGSSYIEGYIRERKSSQSDFIQVMTL